In Chanodichthys erythropterus isolate Z2021 chromosome 20, ASM2448905v1, whole genome shotgun sequence, the genomic stretch CACTACCAATCTGTCTCTAATGAGCTTGTCATAGTGGTCCATAATCACAGTGTTCGACTAGAGTATATAATGCAGTCACAAACAATTCCACTGTTTCATTGTCCCCTTGCTTCCGCAGGTTAAATCTAGCCCTCTCGTAaatcacattatttttcacaacaAAGTGCGAATGTGTCTCTTACTGTCACATACACATTATTCTGCTCGTCCGTGAGCTTCAGTTCTTGCAAAATATCATCCGCGTCGTCAACCATGCAATATACAAGTGTGTTCACCTGATTTCCCTCTGTAGACGAATACAGGTTACTTGCTTGATGAAACCGTTCAAATAGTCGGATCCATCTGAGCCACTCCTACAGCTTGGAGGAATCAAAGGGCTCTAGTTGCTGAATGTTGAATGTTGCGCTCTGTCCCGATGCAACAACATTTACTGGCTCCTGTGTATTTCCTCTTCCTGTGCCTCCTCCATAGCTAACACTTTTCCCCCGGATCCCACGAGGTTAGCATGAGGCACGGAAACTTTAGCGCTCTATGCTATACTGACAAGACAAAGCTACGCTCAACAAGACTAAGCAAGACTAAGCTACGCAGTTTGcacaacaaactgcgatgcactgtgtattctgacacctttccaTCTGAActagcattaacttcttgagcaatttgagctacagtagctcgtctgctGGATCGGACCACACCTTCGCTCCCCATGtacatcaatgagccttggccaccCATGACCTTGTTGCCAGTTCACCACTGTttcttccttggaccacttttgatagatcctGACCACTGGAGACTGGAACACCCCACAAtgacatgtaccacctacctaagcattgttgcagaccatgtacagtctttcatggaaatggtattccctggtggctgtggcctctttcagcaggataatgcaaaaatggttcaggaatagtttgaggagcacaacaatgagtttgaagtgttgacttggcctccaaattccccagatctcaatccaatcaagcatctgtgggatgtgctaaacaaacaaatccgatccatggaggcttcacctcacaacttacaggacttaaaggatctgctgctaacatcttggtgccagataccacagcacaccttcaggggtctagtggagtccatgcctcgatgggtcagggctgttttggcagcaaaagcaagagctgcagttttgaagatgctctgacccagtcgtctagccatcacaatttggcccttgtcaaactcgctcaaatccttatgcttgcccatttttcctgcttctaacatatcaactttgaggacaacatgttcacttgctgcctaatatatcccacccactaacaggtgccgtgatgaagagataaaaCCACATGTGTATATACTGAGAACCATGTTTGTTTTCAGgcatattattttttactttaataaagttcTGCATTTGGATATATTTATGCACATTAAGTCAAAAAGTTACCAAGTTTCCTACCATTCTGATTAagtaaacaattttaaaaatcaaactaaaaaattttttttctaaaatggaAGTCTCCCAGAGTTTTAATTGAACTTAGCATCATtgtgcagttttatttaattgattttagaCGTTTAACACTTTTCGGATACCATGTTTGATGGTATCCGTTCGAGCCTCCAAAGATGAGTCTCCTGACGCCCATCTATCACCCCAACATTGATAATGCAGAAAGCATTTGTTTTGATGCTCTGAAATGGCCACCAAAGGTaaagaataaaaacaataattcaACCAAAACCTTTAATATAAATCTAGTGTAAATTGTTTATGTTTtgcaaaacatattttttatattttttgtatgaCACTTGTAATCATATTAACAGTTACTGATGCCCGAACCGAACCCTAAAGACCCACTCATGGCTGATATAGTGAGTTTGAGATACTGTACTGTATGTCCCTCCATTTTAAAGGTCAAGCATGTAACTTATGGAATTGAAATCTGTTTGTTTGAACAGCCTGACATAACATTGACTGAACCAGTGGTTTAACCCTCTAAAGCACAGCATTGCCCTCAGGCAACGGAAAGTTTTCTTAAGCCCTATGTTTAgtaattttttctttaaatgattacaaCCAATTACAAAGGTCAAGAAAGTACCAAATAGCAGTCCAGTAAGGTGTTGGAGTCAATATCAAGCACCATTAAGAGGTGGGACGTCCTATTCTGACACATGGTCACAGGAGCACATGGTGTGAGAAGTAGGCAATattatttgctttagtaatcttatttaaaatgacatgaactgtacataaaaaaatatgtgtgcatGTATGAAGGTGTAGAGAAGCCATTTGTGTAGCCAcatccttttgtttttattttgcatgttcagaaattcagtttttctttttgttggcTCAGGGCAACGTTGTGCTACAATGTATTATAAGAAGGGAAGATGCAAGGTTCCTGGGTGTGCAGGAACACCcaaagtgatgtgcaaaaattgtaactatgtcacagcagagaagaagtgctttttgaagtttcatacGGAGTGAAATCTTATCACATGAAGTACATTATATGACATAGCACACTACATGATACAGACCTATGCATGTATCAAATTCAGTATATCAATGTCTTTCAggtgtttttccctttttacttaatgttttcttttttttttttttgatttagaTGATAATTTTCTCTATGACTCTGTACCATTGTCGCACAACGTTGCCCTGAGgcaacggaaaaaaaaaatatttaggggTTGGGGGAGGGTgggggtaatttttatttttattttttttttatcgatgaaccaaaaaatgatgtggaattttttttttttttttttttcatgtaccATCAACTTGTGTGCATTAGAGGGTTAAGTTGAGAATTAGCTGTTTGTtcaaacaataattttgtttttgtgttgctTTCATTACTTCATGAGGTGTTCTGACTGTCTTGGCTCTCACATTCCTCTTGGAAATTAATGGAGCGTCTTACATACTTTCCAGTCTTCAGAATTTAAATACAACAAACCACTGTATCTAGAGAAGGCAAAGAAATGGAGGGCTGAATATGCAATCCAGAAGAACAAAGTACGATTTTTGCTTTGTAGGGCTGTCAAGTTTCATACACTGTCATTACACATGAGCCACTCGGAGGAGCCATTGCTATTTGATTCTTGAGGGTTGTGTGGagacagaagaaaaaaacttcTACAgagaataaaaataagaaaactgCACAATAGAGAGAAGCGCAGGAGAATTTTGAGCATACCAAGAAAGTATGCATAGTAggtttatattttacaattgaCTTATACATAATGATTTTAAATTGATTACTTTGTggtatgaatatttttcttgtttACTGTTGAATGTGGATGTAAAAAAGTATAGCCTATTTAAAGTTACACTAAATGTGCATCCTTCTGAATTGTTCGTTAGTCCTCAATACATTATAGCATCTGTTGTAGaatgtaaacatttaaaaacttgagatttataatatatataaaatataaacattcaaaatattagTGTTGCACATTAGTGTTGCTAGGTAAAACTTTTCAGCGCTGTTGCTGGATTATTTCTGAAAATGCATAACATGCTTGTTCAGTCAACATTAAAATGTTGATAgacttttcttccatattgtgacgTATTGCAGAGTGAAATGGCTTattaaacatgacaaaaaatatAGGGCgaggcttgattttgtccatgggaaattgattggatggttggatgTGTGTAGTTTGCcattggtcgatctcatgtgagtgacagcaGGTCGTGACGCTCAGACGGTGGCGTCGTTGGAATAGTACGGTCCACTGCAGGCAAGTAAAGCGCGTCAGAGCAGCAGCAGACATACTGCTGTTAAATCAACACGTGTTGACAGTTTTTGATTAAATGTTATGTTAACTATATTTGTAGTATACTTATAAAATCGTCTACGTAGTTGTGCTTGTCATAAAAGACAGACTGTCGCTAACAGAGAGCACGGCCAAGGGAAAGTGAATATCGAAACTaagttaaatgttattttaccgcGCTAAAGCATTTAACCCTGAAACTACTTAAACAAGTTTCCGTGTACCTGTGTGAGTTTACATTAGACTAGAACGCAGAGAATGGACATTGCCTTCTCATTTCATAGTCCAGCACATAGCAAGGAATTTGGACCTCATAAAATGTAGAACATCAAACTCgttttttaaaagatttgtgtgtgtgtgtgtgtgtgtgtgtgtgtgtgtgtgtgtgtgtttgtattcaTGGTACCGTgatttaaaacatttgaaaaataattttggtcAAGCTCGggtaaataaatgtaaccatTTCTTAAACAAAATCAATGAAATGGTACGTTAGATCAAAAATGTCCACCCTGCTAGGGACAAAAGAACAACAGTTTAAAATACTTGTGATTTTACTTTATGGATACTGTGAACATTATTTAAGACATCTTGTGTCCCTATAAAAGCATAtaacttaatctatctatctatctatctatctatctatctatctatctatctatctatctatctatatatatatatatatatatatatatatatatatatatatatatatatatatatatatatacactcatcaggcataacattatgaccactgacacatgaagtgaataacactgatcattTCTTAGTGGGtaggatatattaggcagcaagtgaacatctTGTCCTCAAAGtcgatgtgttagaagcaggaaaaaatgGCTCAGAGCATctgctcttgtggggtgttcccagtctgcagtggtcagtatctatcaaaagtggtccacagaaggaacagtggtgaaccggcgacagggtcatgggcgcacatcctgatattgctgagttagatgcattCCTGGGTcaattttgttgatcctggaacaacattctagtctgaaaatttagtcttaactctattcctacccctaaaacTAACCTTACCCATACTTTATACCAAAAATCTGaaggaaatgatagatgaataacactgatgtagaagcaccaattcatgattttaagcctaaacttgacataatctgtaaacttgtccctcaaatctgattggttgatttgaatgttattccaggatcaacaaaaatgttgaactCCGCAATATCAGGTTATGTGTCATGGGCATCTTTGATTCacatggggagcgaaggctggcccgtttggtccgatccaacagacgaactgctgtagctcaaattgctcaagaagttcaTGCTCTGATaaaaaggtgtcagaatacatagtgcatcacagtttgttgcgtatggggctgcatagatgcagaccagtcagggtgcccaagctgacccctgtccaccgccggaagcgccaacagtggggatgtgagcatcagaactggaccacagagcaatggaagaaggtggcctggtctaatgaatcatgttttttttttacttcacgtggatggccaggtgcgtgtgcgtcgcttacctggggaacacatggcaccaggatgcactatgggaagaaggcaagccgccGGAGCATTGCTTTGGCAATGCTTttctgggaaaccttgggtcctacCATCCATGTTGATGTTAAtttgacatgtaccacctacctaagcgttgttgcagaccatgtacagtctttcatggaaatggtattccctggtggctgtggcctctttcagcaggataatgcaccctgccacaaagcaaaaatggttcaggaatggtttgaggagcacaacaatgagtttgaagtGTTGACTttgcctccaaattccccagatctcaatccaatcaagcatctgtgggatgtgctgaacaaacaaatccgatccatggaggcttcacctcacaacttacaggacttaaaggatcttctgctaacatcttggtgccggataccacagcacacctttaGGGGTCTAgcggagtccatgcctcgacaggTCAGGgatgttttggcagcaaaagggggaccaacacaatattaggaaggtggtcataatgttatgcctgactggtgttatatatatatatatatatatatatatatatatatatatatatatatatataatatatggatGAATTGAAAACTACATTTTCAGTTACtgaattattagtattttttttttttttttacttattatttgatgatttatttttatgaaactattgtaaaaaattattttgaattgCATTAAATTCTGATTTGGACATAAATGTTTgtgtgttaaataaatgtttggacttttgttttgtttgcataGAAATGCTGTCTGACAAAGTGGGCAAACAGCTGGGTCACCCCACGTATTCTTTAACTGGATGGTTGGTAAGCAAGTTCTTTAAATGGCACAATCAGATTTTGGAGGAAAATGCAGTGAAATTGAGCAACATACAACCCAACGACACTGTGCTAGAGCTGGGGCACGGGCCAGGCCTTGGTCTGCAGGCGGCCTCGCAGCTCCTCACGGGCCCGAGAGGGAAACTGATTGGTGTGGACTACTCACAATACATGCATCAGATGGCCAGTGAGCGCATGAAGGAGCAGATCTCCAGAGGAAAGGCTGTGTTGTATTGCAGTGATTTGGTGGCCATGCCGATAGAGGAAAACACTGTTGACAAGGTGTTTCACTGTAACTGTTATTACTTCTGGCCGGATCTGAAAGCAGGAGCGAGATCGATTCACAGAGTGATGAAACCAGGTGAGATCATGAGAACTTAATCTCTCACTATCTctttttacttaagtaaaaaagCAATAGTGGGACATGATTTTATGATTTTCAAAATTGTGCTATTACAACTTAATATGcaagtgttatttattttatttaataaaatggaGGATGCAACATCACCACCATCCTCTAGCCTACACGCTAAACTCCTATGTTACAATTTAGTAATAAAATCACACTGTTCTTAAGGGGAACATATTTGCTtcttacactcttaaaaataaagagatCCAAAAAGGGTTATTATTTGCAGTAAAGCCATAAACAGGGGTGTCAAAGGGGCTGTTTAcatgacactgttttcaactaaaaatagtAAACAGACATGACAATGGCGTTTTGGGGGTCTGaaaactcaaacttttgaaaaccgTTTTAAagtgcaacaacaaaaaacaacaaaaatacagATCTGTGAAAATTGTGACGTTAAAATTGTGTAttacgtgtttagtctataggcATGCGCGTTTGGCGTGAGTGCTCTGTAAAAGAATGTCTATGTGCACAGGCCatagacttaaaaaaaaaaaaaaaaatatgggcATAGTGTCCGTGATGTCACCCGTTGAtttctgaagagcatttttgaagcaaaaataaGGCCGCTGCATTTTAGCAGCACATcgccgcacgtcactcccggataactgaaaatagGCAAAGAGGCGGGAAGTGGTTGGAACTGAGGTgcctggttgctgaaaccacgcctgCCTAGCTCAACGTGATCATGTTAGcaggcaaaggagctatctatccatcttagatactatctaaaatattaatattaaagatAACAGgttatatcatttgaaagttctaaatgtttactgtcaatctacaaTGTCTTTTTCacgatatagatgctccaacaccattAATTGTAGTTTGTGtcgggtgtgcaaataacaacatgaaaaatcaaacaggacttcatacctttataatgaaatagagatcacAAGATCTGcttgggtaaaatgtccataattttcatttgaaaaacaaaaaacagtactttttgtccacaaaagcattaaatccatgaaattgatatattatccattgtttgcatcacatttcttctgaatgatctgctcttcatcatcgttcttcaagaaattatgcaacctgagcagtgtttatgttgtaaaactgtatatgcTCGTATATATatctcacaaacaaatgagtccatgtccaaagtataatttttcaaaatgcagcagttttagttataatatccaagcagtttTGTCGTTTTATATTCTGCcgccattgtcattgtagtaaatctcaggaaaaaaacttttagccaatgccacgatccaaaaACGAGTTCTGTTTATCTTCTGCATGCGTGCACAtgtacacagacacacatctaTCTCGAGTCTTGACCATTAACGCAGTAagctatattattttataattgtatacaaacccgattccaaaaaagttgggacactgtacaaattgtgaataaaaacagaatgtttcggaataggaatgttgtcccattcttgtctaatacaggcttctagttgctcaactgtcttgggtcttcttcctctttatgatgcgccaaatgttttctatgggtgaaagatcttgactgcaggctggccatttcagtacccggatccttcttctacgcagccatgatgttgtaattgatgcagtatgtggtctggtattgtcatgttggaaaatgcaaggtcttccctgaaagagacgacgtctggttctagaacttggatatacctttcagcattgatggtgcctttccagataagctgcccatgccacatgcactcatgcaaccccataccatcagagatgcaggcttctgaactgagcgctgataacaacttgggttgtccttgtcctctttagtccgcatgacatggcgtcccagttttccaaacatttggaaatgtctcactttcaacatctgaatgaatgaatgaatgaggcatttatataacgctttcatatgtactactgtacacccaaagcactttacaatcatatcaggggtctctcctcatccaccaccagtgtgcagcatccacttggatgatgcgatggcagccacagtacaacggcgccagtgcgctcaccacacaccagctgtaggtggagaggagagagagtgaaatagccaattcaatggatggggattattaggaggccGTGATTGGTAAGGGCCTatggagggaatttggccaggacaccggggttacacccctactctttacgagaagtgccatgggatttttaatgaccacagagagtcaggacctctgTTTAACGTCTCTTCCGAAGGATGAGACGTAACATGTGATATGTTATCtctattctattgtgaataaaatataagtttatg encodes the following:
- the zgc:194242 gene encoding uncharacterized methyltransferase YdaC: MLSDKVGKQLGHPTYSLTGWLVSKFFKWHNQILEENAVKLSNIQPNDTVLELGHGPGLGLQAASQLLTGPRGKLIGVDYSQYMHQMASERMKEQISRGKAVLYCSDLVAMPIEENTVDKVFHCNCYYFWPDLKAGARSIHRVMKPGGIMVTTLRLETVKKAAAKNMFSGESWRPEVYMEALQSSGFTDVQMENKREKLITFQAIFATALK